CAGCAGGCTGCCGCCCAAGGTGCGCAGTTGCTGGTGTGCCCGGAAATGTTCCTCAGCGGCTACAACATCGGCCTGGACCAGGTGGAACGCCTGGCCGAGGCCGAGGACGGCCCCTCGGCCATGAGTGTCGTCGAGATCGCCCAGGCGCACCGGATCGCCATCGTCTACGGCTATCCGGAACGGGCCGAGGACGGGTCGATCCACAACAGCGTGCAACTGATCGACGTCCATGGCCGCAGCCTGTGCAACTACCGCAAGACCCACCTGTTCGGCGAGCTGGACCGCTCGATGTTCAGCCCGGGCGACGATCACTTTCCGGTGGTCGAGCTGGACGGCTGGAAGGTCGGGCTGCTGATCTGCTACGACATCGAATTCCCGGAGAACGCCCGACGCCTGGCGCTGAACGGCGCCGAGCTGATCCTGGTGCCGACGGCGAACATGGCGCCTTACGACTTCGTCTGCCAGGTGACCGTGCGCTCGCGGGCGCAGGAGAACCAGTGTTATCTGGTATACGCCAACTACTGCGGCAGCGAAGGCGAGATCCAATACTGCGGGCAGAGCAGCATCGTCGGGCCGGATGGTGATGTGCTGGCGATGGCCGGGGACGAAGAGGGGCTGTTGCTGGCGGATCTGCAACGCGAGCGGGTATTGAGAGGTCGGGAGGCGTTTCCCTACCTGGCGGACCTGCGTCGGGATCTGCATTAACAGCGACAGGGCCAGAACAGACAACCTCGGCATTGCACGCTAGCATGGCGTCATGTCCGACGCCATTCGCCACCTCACCCTCGCCAACGGCCTGCACCTGACCCTGCGCCACGCGCCACGCCTCAAGCGTGCGGCGACGGCGTTGCGGGTGCATGCCGGCAGCCATGACGCACCCGCGCGCTGGCCGGGCCTGGCGCACTTTCTCGAACACCTGTTCTTCCTCGGCAACAGGCGTTTTCCGCTGGACGACGGCCTGATGCGCTACGTCCAGGGCCTGGGTGGCCAAGTCAACGCCAGTACCCGCGAACGCACCACCGACTTCTTCTTCGACGTGCCCCCCACAGCGTTGGCCGGTGGGCTGGAGCGTCTGTGCCAGATGCTCGCCGAGCCGGACTTCGCCATCGAACGCCAGCGCCGCGAGCGCGAGGTGATCCATGCCGAGTTCATCGCCTGGTCGCGCAACCCCGAGGCCCAGCGTCAGTTCGCCTTGTTGCAGTCGGTGTCGGCGCGCCATCCGCTCACCGGCTTCCACGCCGGCAACCGGTACAGCCTGCCGCTGGAAAGCCAGGCCTTCCAGCAAGGGCTGAGGCAGTTCCACCACGACTTCTACCAGGGCGGGCAACTCACCCTGAGCTTGGCCGGCCCGCAGCCGCTGGATGAGCTGGCGCACCTGGGCAGGCAGTTCGGTGGTCTGTTCGCCAAGGGCGAAAGCGTCGCCCGGCAACGGCCACCCGCCTTGCTCGACGCGCCATTGCACCCACCAGGCGCATGGGGCAAGCGCCACGACCTGCTGTTCGCCCATGATGGACTGCCGGATGGCGCAGAGCAGGCGCTCGAGCTGCTGCTGGCCCAGCTCACCGACAGCAGACCCGGCGGTTGGCTGGATGCCTTGCGCCAGCGCGGCTGGCTGCTGGGCTGCAAGGCGCAACAACTCCACGCCCATGCCGGGCAGTTGCTCTGGCATGTCCAGCTGGAACTGTCGGACCAGGCCTGCCTGACCGAGACTCGGGAGCTGCTGCACGGCTGGCTGGGTTTTCTGCGCCAACTGGACCACAAGCCGCTAAACGACCGCTTCGCCCGCCTGCAGCAACGCCACGAACAGGCCGCCAGCGCAATGGAACTGGCACAGCGCGACAGTGCCGGCCGGCCTTTCGCAGGGCTGGGGACACAAGGCGTGGAAGCCTTTGCTGCACTGCTGTGGGACCTGCCTTCCTCGAATGCCGGAGACTGGCAATTGCCTCCAGATGAAGTGCTGCTGGCAACCGAACTTCCCATGATCGATACGCCGTTGCCAGCAGGACTTGGTCTCGGTGACTGCCTGCCGCCCTCTCGTCAGTTTGCGAGCCTCAACCTGCGTTGGCACATTCCTTCGCCGCTGCGTCAGCGCATGCAGGTCGTTCTGCAACATAGTCTGCAACCCCTGCGCGAGCGTGCCGACCAGGCAGCGTTGCGACTGGGCTTCGAGGCCATTGGCGATTACTGGCAGTTGCGCCTCGCGGGGTACCCGCTGGCCGTGATCAATGCCACGCACGAGGCCCTGACCTTGCTGCGCACGCCAGCCCAGGAGCATTGGTACTCGCCAGCGGCAGCCGAAGCACCGCTGATACCGATCCGTGCGCTGCTGAAGGCACTGCCGGACGCTTTACTGATGGGTGAAGAGCAACCGCAGCCGGCTTGCACCCTGGACCAGCCGCGGCTCGACGCACTCTGGCAGCAAGCCCGCTGGCAGGGTTTGGCGCAAGGGTTCGCCCCCGCCCAACAGGGCGCCTTGGGCACGGCACTGCAAGGCCTCATGGGACAACCGATCGCCCCCTCGCCAGCGTGCCCGATCCTCGGACGC
This window of the Pseudomonas mosselii genome carries:
- a CDS encoding carbon-nitrogen hydrolase family protein — encoded protein: MRIALFQGTPKPLDVPGNLERLQHQAQQAAAQGAQLLVCPEMFLSGYNIGLDQVERLAEAEDGPSAMSVVEIAQAHRIAIVYGYPERAEDGSIHNSVQLIDVHGRSLCNYRKTHLFGELDRSMFSPGDDHFPVVELDGWKVGLLICYDIEFPENARRLALNGAELILVPTANMAPYDFVCQVTVRSRAQENQCYLVYANYCGSEGEIQYCGQSSIVGPDGDVLAMAGDEEGLLLADLQRERVLRGREAFPYLADLRRDLH
- the pqqF gene encoding pyrroloquinoline quinone biosynthesis protein PqqF translates to MSDAIRHLTLANGLHLTLRHAPRLKRAATALRVHAGSHDAPARWPGLAHFLEHLFFLGNRRFPLDDGLMRYVQGLGGQVNASTRERTTDFFFDVPPTALAGGLERLCQMLAEPDFAIERQRREREVIHAEFIAWSRNPEAQRQFALLQSVSARHPLTGFHAGNRYSLPLESQAFQQGLRQFHHDFYQGGQLTLSLAGPQPLDELAHLGRQFGGLFAKGESVARQRPPALLDAPLHPPGAWGKRHDLLFAHDGLPDGAEQALELLLAQLTDSRPGGWLDALRQRGWLLGCKAQQLHAHAGQLLWHVQLELSDQACLTETRELLHGWLGFLRQLDHKPLNDRFARLQQRHEQAASAMELAQRDSAGRPFAGLGTQGVEAFAALLWDLPSSNAGDWQLPPDEVLLATELPMIDTPLPAGLGLGDCLPPSRQFASLNLRWHIPSPLRQRMQVVLQHSLQPLRERADQAALRLGFEAIGDYWQLRLAGYPLAVINATHEALTLLRTPAQEHWYSPAAAEAPLIPIRALLKALPDALLMGEEQPQPACTLDQPRLDALWQQARWQGLAQGFAPAQQGALGTALQGLMGQPIAPSPACPILGRHWRQIPTSGSEPALLLFFPLPADLQAAGRLLAHVLQGPVYQRLRVELQLGYAVFSAFRQIEGYGGLLFGVQSPHASHAQILGHLLDLLREGVALAPAARAQLADQFDETAMTNADVTQWAWQAHIATHNADLSRMRRSILNVEQGQLDALLQQLLDARHGWLCLANASAPDAEWL